One genomic window of Quercus lobata isolate SW786 chromosome 9, ValleyOak3.0 Primary Assembly, whole genome shotgun sequence includes the following:
- the LOC115961502 gene encoding wall-associated receptor kinase 2-like, with product MGFLGMLMQVIRVGVILSATMAAAAIAFPIALPECPDICGKVKIPYPYGTTEGCYLNDTAIFGYYFINCTTNTNGQPQPMIGNLNVTSISMEGEIDIQIYNSIDCYEESGRSLPKKTPTLNLPSFTVSATKNKFVAVGCDTYAYLNGYLNDQPFTIGCLSYCQNISNVVNGTCSGIGCCEIQIPEGLKNVDFTAYSFNGNHTKVWDFNPCSFAFIVQEDKFNFSSGYLTSLRNNLTLPMVLDWTIGNETCKVAQNKANYICGANTTCSDLNNGSGYRCKCKDGYEGNPYLEQGCQDINECDAKELNNCTRHQSCVNELGSYHCSCIKGYHSDGEGNDYNILVIVYSSYTHCHMD from the exons ATGGGTTTCCTTGGGATGCTTATGCAAGTCATCCGGGTTGGTGTGATATTATCAGCAACAATGGCAGCTGCAGCAATAGCGTTTCCAATAGCCCTGCCTGAATGCCCCGACATATGTGGAAAAGTTAAAATTCCATATCCATATGGCACAACTGAAGGTTGTTACCTCAATGATACTGCTATTTTTGGgtattattttatcaattgtACTACCAACACTAATGGCCAACCTCAACCAATGATTGGAAACCTTAACGTTACAAGCATCTCCATGGAAGGTGAGATTGACATCCAGATATATAACTCCATTGACTGTTACGAAGAGTCAGGTAGGTCTTTGCCAAAAAAAACACCAACACTTAACCTCCCCAGTTTCACAGTTTCTGCCACCAAAAACAAGTTCGTGGCTGTTGGGTGTGACACTTACGCATACCTTAACGGTTATCTGAACGATCAACCCTTCACCATCGGCTGCCTGTCCTATTGTCAAAACATAAGCAATGTAGTCAATGGGACGTGCTCCGGAATTGGGTGTTGCGAGATTCAGATTCCTGAAGGATTGAAAAATGTTGATTTCACAGCATATAGCTTTAACGGCAACCACACAAAAGTTTGGGATTTCAATCCATGCAGCTTTGCCTTTATTGTCCAAGAAGACAAGTTCAATTTTTCCTCGGGTTATCTTACCAGTTTGCGAAACAATTTAACCCTTCCGATGGTTCTCGATTGGACAATTGGTAACGAGACATGTAAAGTTGCTCAGAACAAAGCGAATTACATATGTGGAGCAAATACCACATGTTCTGATCTCAACAACGGGTCTGGGTACCGTTGCAAGTGCAAAGACGGTTACGAAGGGAACCCATACCTCGAACAGGGTTGCCAAG ACATTAACGAGTGTGATGCTAAAGAACTCAATAACTGCACAAGACATCAATCTTGCGTCAATGAACTGGGAAGTTATCATTGTTCGTGCATCAAAGGGTATCATTCGGATGGGGAG GGTAACGATTATAACATCCTTGTCATTGTATACTCATCATATACACACTGTCATATGgattaa